One Mycolicibacterium sp. TUM20985 genomic window, CCATCGCGGCACGACGTGCATGTGCAGGTGTTCGGCGAGGCTCCCGCCCGCCGAGTGCCCGAGGTTGAGCCCGACGTTGAAACCGTGCGGCCGCGAGACGGTCTTCATCACGCGAATCGCCTTCTGCGTGAAGGTCATCAGCTCGGCGCTCTCCGCGTCGGTGAGGTCTTCGAGTTCGGACACCCTGCGGTACGGGACCACCATCAGATGCCCGGGGTTGTACGGGTACAGGTTCAGCACCGCGTAGACGAGTTCGCCACGCGCGACGACGAGGCCGTCCTCGTCGGACATGGCCGGGATGTCGCTGAACGGCTCCGATGAGGCCGCCGACCCACCCCCCACCTTGGACTCGGCGATGTAGTTCATCCGGTGGGGCGTCCACAGCCGCTGCAGGTGGTCGGGTTCGCCGATCCCGCGGTCGGTGATCGTGTTCTCCGGATCCACGGTTACACCGTCACTGATTCCGCTGTGGGAGCTGCATTCTCGCGTCGAGCGATCCAGTCCACGATGGTGGCGACGGCTTTCTCGCGCGGCACTCCGTTGATCTGGGTCCGGTCACCGAACCGGAAGCTCACGGCTCCGGCCTCCACGTCGCGGTCCCCCGCGAGCAGCATGAACGGCACCTTCTGGTTGGTCTGATTGACGATCTTCTTCGCCATCCGATCGTCGCTGGCGTCGACCTCTACCCGGACGCCATGCGTCTTCAGTTGCGCGGCAACGTCTTCGAGGTACTCGACGTGCGCATCGGCGACGGGGATGCCGACCACCTGGACCGGCGCCAGCCAGGCGGGGAAAGCCCCTGCGTAATGCTCGGTGAGCACCCCGAAGAACCGTTCGATCGAGCCGAAGAGCGCGCGGTGGATCAGCACCGGCCGCTG contains:
- a CDS encoding HIT family protein; translation: MDPENTITDRGIGEPDHLQRLWTPHRMNYIAESKVGGGSAASSEPFSDIPAMSDEDGLVVARGELVYAVLNLYPYNPGHLMVVPYRRVSELEDLTDAESAELMTFTQKAIRVMKTVSRPHGFNVGLNLGHSAGGSLAEHLHMHVVPRWGGDANFITIIGDSKVIPQLLRDTRKLLADQWAAQT